The proteins below come from a single Bacillus solimangrovi genomic window:
- a CDS encoding DEAD/DEAH box helicase, whose product MKTTQFERFSFKPFIIDAIKELGFYQPTDIQERIIPSIINGESAVGQAQTGTGKTHAYLLPIFEKVNPSIQEVQTIITAPTRELATQIFHEARKIAAHFPEEEQVSVRCYVGGTDKNKAIDKLSKQPQIVIGTPGRINDLVREQALLVHTATMIVVDEADMMLDMGFIHDVDEIASRLADKLQMLVFSATVPEKLKPFMKKYMSNPRFFQVEADQPTPKKITHYLVPLRHRNELETIHELAVMSNPYLMIIFANTKKKADEIADYLLGEGLNVGRLHGDLNPRERKNVMKKIRNAQYQYVVATDLAARGIDIQGVSHVLNANIPHHDLSFYIHRVGRSARAEFSGEAITLYEARDEDALNKLEKMGVSFKHVDFRNQEWIDLGPRNKRKKRERGEDEIEKTAQKIVAKSKKVKPGYKKKRKRQVDQMKRKMKRNQRNK is encoded by the coding sequence ATGAAAACAACTCAATTTGAACGATTTTCTTTTAAACCGTTTATTATAGATGCAATTAAGGAATTAGGCTTTTATCAGCCAACTGACATTCAAGAACGTATTATTCCGAGTATTATAAATGGTGAGAGTGCAGTAGGACAAGCTCAGACTGGTACTGGTAAAACTCATGCATATTTATTACCTATTTTTGAAAAAGTGAACCCAAGTATTCAAGAAGTGCAGACGATTATAACTGCTCCTACAAGGGAATTGGCTACACAAATTTTTCATGAAGCGCGAAAGATTGCAGCTCATTTTCCTGAAGAGGAACAAGTATCTGTAAGGTGTTATGTAGGTGGTACTGATAAGAATAAGGCGATAGATAAGTTATCAAAACAACCACAAATCGTTATTGGTACACCTGGAAGAATTAATGATTTAGTTCGAGAACAAGCATTGCTAGTTCATACCGCAACGATGATTGTAGTGGATGAGGCTGATATGATGTTAGATATGGGTTTTATTCATGATGTGGATGAGATTGCATCACGCTTGGCAGATAAGTTACAAATGCTCGTGTTTTCGGCTACAGTGCCAGAGAAATTGAAGCCGTTTATGAAAAAATATATGTCCAATCCACGTTTTTTCCAAGTAGAAGCTGATCAACCTACTCCGAAAAAAATAACTCATTATCTTGTACCTTTACGACATCGTAATGAATTGGAAACAATTCATGAGTTAGCAGTTATGTCGAATCCGTATTTGATGATAATTTTTGCAAATACGAAGAAGAAGGCAGATGAAATTGCTGATTATTTACTTGGTGAAGGTTTAAACGTCGGAAGACTACATGGTGATTTGAACCCTCGTGAGCGAAAAAATGTGATGAAAAAAATTCGAAATGCCCAATACCAATATGTTGTAGCTACAGATCTTGCTGCTCGTGGAATTGATATTCAAGGAGTTAGCCATGTATTGAATGCCAACATTCCACATCATGATTTAAGCTTCTATATTCATCGTGTTGGACGTTCTGCTCGTGCAGAGTTCTCTGGAGAGGCAATTACACTCTATGAAGCAAGAGATGAAGATGCATTAAATAAGCTTGAAAAAATGGGTGTTAGCTTCAAACATGTTGATTTCCGTAATCAAGAATGGATTGATCTTGGTCCACGAAATAAGCGGAAAAAGCGTGAACGTGGAGAAGATGAAATCGAAAAAACTGCTCAAAAAATCGTTGCAAAATCGAAGAAAGTAAAACCTGGTTATAAGAAAAAGAGAAAACGCCAAGTAGATCAGATGAAGAGGAAAATGAAGAGAAACCAAAGGAATAAGTAG
- the vrrA gene encoding VrrA/YqfQ family protein: MFGFPQMPPTPTPTPSPFSFFQRPIPPSLPPGNFPGAAGMGRGGGILSRIFGGGARNLGNMGNMSNLGNATPMGNLNNLGGFGGFSRLGNFGNAGQAAMSGMQGIPGMQGIPGMQAAQGVANPSGLSGFSGILGNLQRGLKMAQSVGPMVQQYGPMVRNIPSMIKLYQELSNSDDVTDESSNENEEETTTELETNEEAEETTETDEIIKPAQPSDTPASISVKKDDIKDEPQEEIADDTLDLTTIGTPPPKKEIKTKSSQPKLYI, translated from the coding sequence ATGTTCGGATTTCCACAGATGCCCCCAACTCCTACACCAACACCGTCACCGTTCTCATTTTTCCAACGACCTATTCCTCCATCTTTACCACCTGGAAATTTCCCAGGTGCTGCTGGAATGGGGAGAGGAGGCGGAATATTGTCCCGAATATTTGGTGGCGGAGCAAGAAATTTGGGAAATATGGGCAATATGAGTAATTTAGGTAACGCAACTCCTATGGGAAACTTAAATAATCTTGGAGGCTTTGGTGGGTTTAGCCGTTTAGGTAATTTTGGTAATGCAGGTCAAGCAGCAATGAGTGGAATGCAAGGAATACCTGGTATGCAAGGAATACCTGGTATGCAAGCAGCACAAGGTGTTGCTAATCCATCAGGACTTTCAGGCTTTTCAGGAATACTTGGCAATTTGCAACGAGGATTAAAAATGGCACAATCTGTTGGCCCGATGGTTCAGCAATATGGTCCGATGGTTAGAAATATTCCATCAATGATCAAGCTATATCAAGAATTGTCAAATAGTGATGATGTAACCGACGAATCATCTAATGAAAACGAAGAAGAAACGACAACTGAGCTTGAAACAAATGAAGAAGCTGAAGAAACGACTGAAACAGACGAAATTATTAAACCAGCGCAACCATCTGACACTCCTGCTAGTATATCTGTAAAAAAAGACGACATTAAAGATGAACCACAAGAAGAAATAGCAGATGATACTTTGGATTTAACTACAATTGGAACGCCCCCACCTAAAAAAGAAATAAAAACGAAATCATCGCAGCCAAAGTTATATATATAA
- a CDS encoding tRNA (adenine(22)-N(1))-methyltransferase, which yields MNEMQLSMRLRTVAEEIPKNTVVADIGSDHAYLPCYAYLNNMIKGAIAGEVNDGPLKSAVNQVKRCGITDHISVRKGNGLAVIEPNEVEVVIIAGMGGQLISNILNEGKDKLKGVQRLILQPNVGSRFVRLWLRQNGWTLIREQILEEDDKIYEILTAEKGEDKELYKKNEEAMLLFGPLLLKEKHPAFRKKWAHELENWKRIMKQMEDADESDTLLERKNNINKKIQLAEGVL from the coding sequence ATGAATGAGATGCAATTATCAATGAGATTACGAACAGTAGCAGAAGAAATACCTAAAAATACAGTGGTGGCTGATATTGGTTCTGATCACGCTTATTTACCTTGTTATGCTTATTTGAATAACATGATTAAAGGTGCAATTGCTGGAGAGGTAAATGATGGCCCATTGAAATCAGCTGTAAACCAAGTCAAACGTTGTGGAATAACTGATCATATTTCTGTTCGCAAGGGTAATGGTTTGGCAGTAATCGAACCGAATGAAGTGGAAGTTGTAATTATTGCTGGAATGGGTGGCCAATTAATATCGAACATCTTAAATGAAGGTAAAGATAAGTTAAAAGGTGTACAGCGTTTAATTTTACAACCTAATGTTGGTTCAAGATTTGTGAGACTATGGCTAAGACAAAATGGTTGGACTTTGATTAGAGAGCAAATCCTAGAAGAAGACGATAAGATATATGAAATTTTAACTGCTGAAAAAGGCGAGGATAAAGAACTATATAAAAAAAATGAGGAAGCTATGTTATTGTTTGGTCCACTATTATTAAAAGAGAAGCATCCAGCTTTCCGAAAAAAATGGGCTCATGAGCTTGAAAATTGGAAAAGAATTATGAAACAAATGGAAGATGCTGATGAAAGTGACACACTTCTAGAAAGAAAAAATAACATTAATAAGAAGATTCAATTAGCTGAGGGGGTTCTTTAA
- the cccA gene encoding cytochrome c550: MNRNPIVPYLITMALGIILIIGLSGYGLSNPPGEGGEAAEEQATPSNPEEIYAASCVSCHGNDLEGGVGPALVDVGSRLSADEIKGVIENGQGSMPGGLAQGEAATMLAEWLAEKK; this comes from the coding sequence ATGAATCGTAACCCAATTGTTCCTTACTTAATCACGATGGCTCTTGGTATTATTCTTATCATTGGTTTGTCTGGATACGGATTAAGTAACCCACCTGGTGAAGGTGGAGAAGCAGCTGAAGAACAAGCAACACCTTCAAACCCAGAAGAAATTTATGCTGCATCATGTGTATCATGTCACGGTAATGACCTTGAAGGCGGAGTAGGTCCTGCATTAGTAGATGTTGGTAGCCGTTTATCTGCTGATGAGATTAAAGGTGTTATTGAAAATGGACAAGGTAGCATGCCTGGCGGCCTTGCACAAGGAGAAGCAGCGACGATGCTTGCTGAATGGCTTGCTGAGAAAAAATAA
- a CDS encoding YaiI/YqxD family protein translates to MEGCRIERYGKRIGSIFVDADACPVKNDILEIASQFETSVTFVSSYNHMANESIGGKWVYVDTNKEEADLYIMNHVNSNDIAITQDIGLASILLKRHVYVLSPRGKEYEESNIESALFSRYIHAKNRRAGKYGKGPKPFTNEDRMAFRIKLEKTLSKFEGI, encoded by the coding sequence GTGGAGGGATGTAGAATAGAGAGATATGGTAAAAGAATAGGGTCGATTTTTGTAGATGCAGATGCATGCCCAGTCAAAAATGACATACTCGAAATCGCTTCACAATTTGAAACGAGCGTAACTTTTGTATCCTCCTATAATCATATGGCAAATGAATCTATAGGTGGGAAATGGGTGTATGTTGATACAAATAAAGAAGAGGCAGATCTATATATTATGAACCATGTCAACTCAAATGATATAGCAATTACACAAGACATTGGTTTAGCAAGTATACTCTTAAAGAGACATGTTTATGTTTTGTCTCCTAGAGGAAAAGAGTATGAGGAGAGTAATATTGAATCTGCACTATTTTCACGTTATATTCATGCGAAAAACAGACGTGCAGGTAAATATGGTAAAGGACCAAAACCATTCACAAATGAAGACAGAATGGCATTTCGAATAAAACTTGAAAAAACTTTGTCGAAATTTGAAGGAATTTAA
- a CDS encoding deoxyribonuclease IV has translation MKIGSHVSMNGKKMLLGASEEAVSYGASTFMIYTGAPQNTRRKPIEELNIEAGHAHMKEHGIEEIIVHAPYIINIANTIKPETFELGVRFLRSEIERTDALGAKQIVLHPGAHVGAGADAGIAKIIEGLNEVLTKEQNVQIALETMAGKGSECGRTFDELAKIIDGVSLNDKLSVCFDTCHTHDAGYDLVNDFDGVLNEFDKIIGLDRLKVLHVNDSKNERGASKDRHENIGFGHIGFQTISKVVHHEQLINVPKILETPYVGEDKKDKKPPYKFEINMLMEQSFDENLLNKIKNEQ, from the coding sequence ATGAAAATAGGTTCACATGTATCAATGAATGGCAAGAAAATGCTTCTAGGTGCTAGTGAAGAAGCTGTTTCTTATGGTGCTTCTACATTTATGATTTATACTGGTGCTCCTCAAAACACAAGGCGAAAGCCAATTGAAGAGTTGAATATTGAAGCGGGTCATGCCCATATGAAAGAGCATGGTATCGAAGAGATTATTGTGCATGCACCATATATAATTAACATCGCAAATACAATTAAACCTGAAACGTTTGAATTAGGTGTGCGCTTCTTACGCTCAGAGATTGAAAGAACTGATGCGCTTGGTGCAAAGCAAATTGTACTTCATCCTGGAGCACATGTTGGGGCAGGGGCTGACGCAGGTATAGCTAAGATCATTGAAGGATTAAATGAGGTACTTACAAAAGAACAAAATGTTCAAATTGCACTTGAAACAATGGCTGGTAAAGGTAGTGAATGTGGGAGAACGTTTGATGAGCTTGCAAAAATTATCGACGGTGTATCACTTAATGATAAATTATCAGTATGCTTTGATACGTGTCATACTCATGATGCTGGTTATGATCTCGTAAACGATTTCGATGGGGTATTAAACGAATTCGATAAAATTATCGGATTAGACCGATTAAAAGTACTGCATGTGAATGATAGTAAAAATGAACGTGGTGCAAGCAAAGACCGTCATGAGAATATTGGTTTCGGTCATATCGGTTTTCAAACAATAAGCAAGGTTGTCCATCATGAACAATTAATAAATGTACCAAAAATATTAGAAACACCTTATGTAGGTGAAGATAAGAAAGACAAAAAACCTCCATATAAATTTGAAATTAATATGCTTATGGAACAATCGTTTGATGAAAATTTATTAAATAAAATAAAAAACGAACAATAA
- a CDS encoding Nif3-like dinuclear metal center hexameric protein produces the protein MKKLASAQEIIQAFEQFSPKSLAVEGDKIGLQVGTLNKRVRKVMVALDVLDEVVDEAIEEGVDLIIAHHPLIFRPIKKLIIDQGQGKIITKLIKHDIAVYAAHTNLDVTNGGVNDLMADALGLIDTEVLVPTYEDELKKFIVFVPEDHAQIIREVLGTAGAGHIGNYSHCTYNTNGMGTFLPGEQTDPFIGTKGKIEEVNEVKIETIVPRSKIKAVVSAMLKAHPYEEPAYDILPLENKGQVLGLGRIGLLQEPMTLSDFAKHVKQSFDVKGVRVVGSLDSIVKKVAVLGGDGNKYWQSAKFKGADVYVTGDMYYHVAHDAMMENLNIVDPGHNVEKVMKEGVRNILQTFIEEKKYETLITTSKLNTDPFQFV, from the coding sequence GTGAAGAAACTTGCGAGTGCACAAGAAATCATTCAAGCTTTCGAACAATTTTCTCCAAAGTCATTAGCTGTTGAAGGAGATAAAATAGGTTTGCAAGTAGGAACATTAAACAAAAGGGTTCGTAAAGTAATGGTAGCTTTAGATGTGTTAGATGAGGTAGTCGATGAAGCAATTGAAGAAGGTGTCGATTTAATCATTGCTCATCACCCTCTTATCTTCCGTCCTATTAAGAAGCTAATTATTGACCAAGGGCAAGGTAAAATTATAACAAAATTAATCAAGCATGATATTGCAGTATACGCAGCGCATACGAATCTTGATGTAACAAATGGTGGAGTCAATGACCTAATGGCGGATGCATTAGGACTTATTGATACAGAGGTACTAGTTCCAACCTATGAAGATGAACTTAAGAAGTTTATTGTCTTTGTGCCTGAAGATCATGCGCAAATTATTCGTGAGGTACTAGGAACAGCTGGGGCAGGACATATCGGCAATTATAGTCATTGTACATACAATACAAATGGTATGGGTACATTTTTGCCTGGTGAACAAACCGACCCGTTTATAGGAACAAAAGGAAAAATTGAAGAAGTTAATGAAGTGAAAATTGAAACGATTGTTCCACGCTCAAAAATTAAAGCAGTTGTGTCAGCTATGTTGAAAGCACATCCTTATGAAGAGCCGGCATATGATATTTTACCTCTTGAAAATAAAGGTCAGGTGCTTGGATTAGGTCGAATTGGGTTATTACAAGAGCCTATGACATTAAGTGATTTTGCTAAACATGTAAAACAATCATTTGATGTAAAGGGAGTAAGAGTTGTCGGTTCGTTAGATTCAATAGTGAAAAAAGTTGCTGTTCTCGGTGGAGATGGTAATAAATATTGGCAGTCAGCGAAATTTAAAGGTGCTGATGTATATGTGACAGGTGATATGTATTACCATGTTGCCCACGACGCGATGATGGAGAATCTTAATATTGTAGACCCTGGACATAATGTAGAAAAGGTTATGAAAGAAGGCGTTCGCAATATTCTACAAACATTTATTGAAGAGAAAAAATATGAGACACTCATTACTACATCGAAGTTGAATACTGATCCGTTTCAATTTGTATAA
- the rpoD gene encoding RNA polymerase sigma factor RpoD, translating into MAEKRARSKNVENELTLEQVKEQLLEIGKKRGVITYEEIAERLSAFELDSDQMEEYYDNLEEKGIEVIGESEDDPKMQQLDKEEEFDLNDLSVPPGIKINDPVRMYLKEIGRVDLLSAAEEIELAKRIEQGDEEAKRRLAEANLRLVVSIAKRYVGRGMLFLDLIQEGNMGLIKAVEKFDYEKGYKFSTYATWWIRQAITRAIADQARTIRIPVHMVETINKLIRVQRQLLQDLGRDPLPEEIGKEMELTPDKVREILKIAQEPVSLETPIGEEDDSHLGDFIEDQEAQSPSDAAAYELLKEQLEDVLDTLTDREENVLRLRFGLDDGRTRTLEEVGKVFGVTRERIRQIEAKALRKLRHPSRSKRLKDFLE; encoded by the coding sequence ATGGCTGAAAAACGCGCTCGTTCAAAAAATGTAGAGAATGAACTTACATTAGAGCAAGTTAAAGAACAACTGTTGGAAATCGGTAAAAAACGTGGTGTAATCACATACGAAGAGATTGCAGAACGTTTGTCAGCCTTTGAATTAGATTCAGATCAAATGGAGGAATACTACGATAACCTTGAAGAGAAGGGTATCGAAGTAATCGGTGAGTCAGAAGATGATCCAAAGATGCAACAGTTAGATAAAGAAGAAGAGTTTGACTTAAATGATTTAAGTGTTCCACCAGGAATTAAAATTAATGACCCAGTACGTATGTACTTGAAGGAAATTGGTCGAGTCGACTTACTATCAGCAGCAGAGGAAATTGAGCTTGCAAAACGCATTGAACAAGGTGACGAAGAGGCGAAACGTCGCCTTGCAGAAGCGAACCTTCGTCTCGTTGTTAGTATTGCAAAACGATACGTAGGTCGAGGTATGCTATTTTTAGATTTAATTCAAGAAGGTAATATGGGTTTAATTAAAGCAGTTGAGAAATTCGATTATGAAAAAGGTTATAAATTTAGCACATATGCTACATGGTGGATTCGTCAGGCTATTACACGTGCTATTGCAGACCAAGCAAGAACAATTCGAATTCCAGTGCACATGGTTGAAACCATTAATAAATTGATTCGTGTACAACGTCAACTACTCCAAGATTTAGGACGTGACCCTTTACCTGAAGAGATTGGTAAAGAGATGGAGCTAACTCCAGATAAAGTCCGTGAAATCTTAAAGATTGCTCAGGAGCCAGTTTCTCTTGAAACACCAATTGGGGAAGAAGATGATTCCCATTTAGGCGACTTTATTGAAGACCAAGAAGCTCAATCACCATCAGATGCTGCTGCATATGAATTATTAAAGGAGCAACTTGAGGATGTACTCGATACGCTAACAGACCGTGAAGAGAATGTTCTTCGTTTGCGCTTTGGCTTAGATGATGGTCGAACTAGAACACTTGAAGAAGTAGGTAAAGTCTTCGGTGTAACACGTGAGCGGATTCGTCAGATTGAAGCAAAAGCACTACGCAAACTTCGTCATCCAAGTAGAAGCAAACGTTTGAAAGACTTCTTAGAATAA
- the dnaG gene encoding DNA primase, whose protein sequence is MANRIPEELIEKIRLDNDIVDVVSEYVQLKKQGRNYFGLCPFHGENTPSFSVAPEKQIYHCFGCGSGGNVLTFIMNIEGLDFIEAAQHLAKRSNTELPLMERSEESTPSEGANHEIRKAFDLLKKYYHHLLVNTKDGREGLEYLDDRGFTRDVIETFGLGYAQDSWESTTIFLKKRGYSLNKMTEAGILATRQDGEAVDRFRHRIMFPIWNYRGETIAFGGRVIGDDSPKYLNSPESPIFRKSQTLYGFHLARKAMRRESVAILFEGYVDVIAAWSAGVHNGVATLGTALTEEQAGILRRTVDTVIICYDGDDAGITASDRAAKLLQQVGCQVKVALLPESMDPDDYIRAYGAESFQTGVIGASVTYMSYKMRMLRRGKNLQEAGDRIQYIEEVLTEVANLSKAVEREHYLNQLADEFSMSLDTLKDEQRRIYYQLRKSKDNQSFQRDNKQQKPLLIQKKLLPAFHNAERYLLAHMFQDYLISEKVQERVGCSFNIDVHNAIAVMLYGYYEESDRLDIGDFMQRIEDEQIRNLVSDIAMLDVSEEVSDEALEDYIRLILNHPKWQEIQHIERELREAERLQDFEMAAQIAMKMHELKKQLKRSSL, encoded by the coding sequence ATGGCAAATCGTATACCTGAAGAACTTATTGAAAAAATTCGATTAGATAATGACATTGTTGATGTTGTTTCTGAATATGTTCAATTGAAAAAACAAGGGCGTAATTATTTTGGATTATGTCCATTCCATGGTGAGAACACACCATCTTTCTCTGTTGCTCCTGAAAAGCAAATTTATCATTGCTTCGGATGTGGTTCAGGAGGTAATGTTCTTACATTCATCATGAACATTGAAGGACTCGATTTCATCGAAGCAGCACAACACCTTGCAAAACGTAGTAATACTGAACTACCACTTATGGAACGTTCAGAAGAGAGTACACCTTCTGAAGGAGCCAATCATGAAATCCGAAAAGCATTTGACCTCTTAAAGAAATATTACCATCATTTGCTCGTAAATACAAAAGACGGTCGGGAAGGTCTAGAATATTTAGATGATAGGGGCTTTACAAGGGACGTAATTGAAACGTTTGGTCTTGGTTACGCTCAGGACTCTTGGGAGTCAACGACTATCTTTTTAAAAAAAAGAGGCTATTCTTTAAATAAAATGACAGAAGCAGGTATTCTGGCAACAAGACAAGATGGTGAAGCAGTTGACCGTTTTCGACATAGAATTATGTTTCCGATATGGAATTACCGAGGAGAAACAATTGCATTTGGTGGACGAGTAATAGGAGACGATTCACCTAAGTATTTAAACAGTCCTGAGAGTCCGATATTTAGAAAAAGTCAAACGTTATATGGTTTCCACCTTGCAAGAAAGGCAATGCGTAGAGAATCCGTAGCCATTTTGTTTGAAGGTTATGTAGATGTGATTGCTGCTTGGAGTGCTGGTGTACATAATGGAGTTGCAACACTCGGCACTGCATTAACTGAAGAGCAAGCAGGTATACTCCGTCGAACAGTTGACACCGTTATTATATGTTATGACGGTGACGACGCAGGTATCACTGCTTCTGACCGTGCTGCAAAGCTTCTGCAGCAGGTAGGATGTCAAGTAAAGGTAGCTTTATTACCGGAGTCAATGGACCCTGATGACTACATCAGAGCATATGGAGCGGAAAGCTTTCAAACTGGTGTAATAGGGGCAAGTGTCACGTACATGTCTTATAAAATGCGCATGCTTCGAAGAGGAAAAAATCTTCAAGAGGCAGGAGATCGTATCCAATATATAGAAGAGGTATTAACAGAAGTTGCGAATTTGTCGAAAGCAGTTGAGCGAGAGCATTATTTAAATCAATTAGCAGATGAGTTTTCAATGTCATTAGATACGCTAAAAGATGAGCAACGTCGCATTTATTATCAATTACGTAAGTCAAAGGATAATCAATCATTCCAAAGAGATAATAAGCAACAGAAGCCTTTATTAATACAAAAAAAATTATTACCAGCATTTCATAATGCTGAACGATATTTACTTGCTCACATGTTTCAAGATTATTTAATTTCAGAGAAAGTTCAAGAGCGAGTGGGTTGTTCATTTAATATCGATGTACATAACGCAATTGCTGTTATGCTGTATGGGTATTATGAAGAAAGTGATAGGTTAGATATTGGAGATTTTATGCAAAGGATTGAAGATGAGCAAATTCGTAATCTGGTTTCAGATATTGCGATGTTAGACGTGAGTGAAGAGGTTTCTGATGAGGCCTTAGAAGATTATATTCGATTGATTTTAAATCATCCTAAGTGGCAAGAAATACAGCATATTGAACGTGAATTGAGAGAAGCTGAGCGGTTGCAAGATTTTGAAATGGCTGCCCAGATTGCAATGAAAATGCATGAACTAAAGAAGCAACTTAAGCGTTCATCACTGTAA
- a CDS encoding DUF2624 family protein, whose amino-acid sequence MNPFLQTLVNQKVKQLTTQELIQYANQYDISISKKEAENILSLVKKEQINIYDEAKLNKLLDKIRNIVSADAANKAEKLLTQLQSIL is encoded by the coding sequence ATGAACCCCTTTCTCCAAACACTTGTAAATCAAAAGGTAAAACAACTAACAACACAGGAACTCATTCAATATGCTAATCAATATGATATTTCTATTAGTAAAAAAGAAGCCGAGAACATTTTGTCGCTCGTAAAAAAAGAACAAATCAACATTTATGATGAAGCTAAACTGAACAAACTACTTGATAAAATCAGAAATATTGTTAGTGCTGATGCAGCAAATAAAGCAGAAAAACTTTTAACGCAACTCCAGTCTATTCTATAA
- a CDS encoding 4-hydroxy-3-methylbut-2-enyl diphosphate reductase has protein sequence MEVIKIAPRGYCYGVVDAMVIARNAALDKTLPRPIYILGMIVHNSHVTEAFEEEGIITLDGKSRLDLLDEINEGTIILTAHGVSPEVKKRAHEKGLTVLDATCPDVTNTHDLIRQKEQEGYEVIYIGKKGHPEPEGAIGVAPDIVHLVSNIEDVASLELNSSKLIITNQTTMSQWDVQDLVEEIIKKYPHAQFHREICMATQVRQEAVAEQAKQADVTLVVGDPRSNNSNRLAQVSREIAGTPAYRIADISELNLEWLKDAKKVAVTAGASTPTPITKEVIKFIEQFDLEDETTWGTEHKVSLNKILPKIKQKKS, from the coding sequence ATGGAAGTGATTAAGATAGCACCCCGCGGTTACTGTTACGGGGTTGTTGATGCGATGGTTATTGCTCGTAATGCAGCTTTAGATAAAACATTACCACGTCCAATTTATATATTAGGAATGATTGTCCACAATTCACATGTTACTGAAGCGTTTGAAGAGGAAGGTATTATTACACTCGACGGGAAGAGTCGACTTGACTTATTAGATGAAATTAATGAAGGGACAATCATTCTGACTGCACACGGAGTCTCTCCTGAAGTGAAAAAGCGCGCACATGAAAAGGGACTCACTGTTCTTGATGCAACTTGTCCTGACGTTACGAATACACACGATTTAATTCGCCAGAAAGAACAAGAAGGATATGAAGTTATTTATATAGGTAAAAAAGGTCACCCTGAACCAGAAGGAGCGATCGGAGTTGCTCCTGATATCGTGCACCTTGTCTCGAATATCGAGGACGTTGCCTCATTAGAACTTAATTCTAGTAAACTAATTATTACTAATCAAACAACTATGAGCCAATGGGACGTACAAGACTTAGTAGAAGAAATAATAAAAAAATATCCACATGCTCAATTCCATCGAGAAATTTGTATGGCCACACAAGTAAGACAAGAGGCTGTAGCGGAGCAAGCAAAACAAGCTGATGTAACACTAGTTGTTGGTGATCCTAGAAGCAATAACTCAAACCGACTTGCTCAAGTATCTAGAGAAATTGCAGGTACACCTGCATATCGAATTGCAGATATAAGTGAACTGAACTTAGAATGGTTAAAAGATGCAAAAAAAGTTGCTGTGACAGCTGGAGCATCCACTCCAACACCTATCACGAAAGAAGTTATCAAATTTATAGAGCAATTTGATTTAGAAGATGAAACAACATGGGGTACTGAACATAAAGTGTCATTAAATAAAATATTACCTAAAATTAAACAAAAAAAATCATGA